The following are encoded in a window of Flavobacteriales bacterium genomic DNA:
- a CDS encoding sugar transferase, which yields MNSKRAQVAKYVLSDLLGSAVAWALFYTYRKTYLEPIKFGMPVPIEYDANFFKGLAFVPLFWFGLYTAIGGYSDVFRRYRTKELGQTLLITLIGTVLIFFSLLLDDVVATPRYYIQSILALFLIQFACTLLPRFVLTSQTVNRVHQRKIGFNTVIVGGNERALATFEEIEAMPKSPGNRFIGFVNVNGGDQLLAAKGLARLGKWNELRGIIERHQVEEVIVAVDSGEHEHISRIMSELEGNTVRVKIIPDMYDILSGSVKMTSIFGTPLIEVNPEIMPAWQFSLKRLVDIAVSSLALLLLAPVFLGIAILVRLSGPGPIFFRQERIGKHGRPFMIVKFRSMVHDAEKDGPQLSSTHDPRITPFGRWLRRTRMDELPQFWNVLKGEMSLVGPRPERQHFIDAISEVAAHYHHLHKVRPGITSWGQVKFGYAENVDQMVRRLKYDILYIENMSLAVDLKILAYTVLIILKGDGK from the coding sequence ATGAACAGCAAGCGCGCACAGGTGGCCAAGTACGTGCTGAGCGATCTGCTCGGTTCAGCGGTCGCATGGGCGCTCTTCTACACCTACCGCAAGACCTATTTGGAGCCGATCAAGTTCGGCATGCCGGTGCCCATCGAGTACGACGCCAACTTCTTCAAGGGACTTGCGTTCGTTCCGCTGTTCTGGTTCGGCCTCTACACGGCCATCGGTGGATACAGCGACGTCTTCCGCCGCTACCGCACCAAGGAATTGGGACAGACCCTGCTGATCACGTTGATCGGCACCGTGTTGATCTTCTTCTCCCTGCTGCTGGACGATGTGGTGGCCACACCGCGGTATTACATCCAGTCCATCCTTGCGCTGTTCCTCATCCAGTTCGCCTGCACCCTCCTGCCGCGCTTCGTGCTCACCAGCCAAACGGTGAATCGTGTCCACCAGCGGAAGATCGGCTTCAACACCGTGATCGTGGGTGGCAACGAGCGCGCGCTGGCCACTTTCGAGGAGATCGAGGCCATGCCCAAATCGCCCGGCAACCGCTTCATCGGTTTCGTCAATGTGAACGGTGGCGATCAACTGCTGGCCGCGAAAGGCCTGGCCAGGCTGGGCAAATGGAATGAATTGAGGGGGATCATCGAACGCCACCAGGTGGAGGAGGTCATCGTGGCGGTGGACTCCGGTGAGCACGAGCACATCAGCCGCATCATGAGCGAATTGGAGGGCAATACGGTGCGGGTGAAGATCATACCGGACATGTACGACATACTCTCGGGCTCGGTGAAGATGACCAGCATATTCGGCACACCGCTGATCGAGGTGAACCCCGAGATCATGCCCGCCTGGCAATTCAGCTTGAAGCGGCTGGTCGACATCGCCGTGAGCTCGCTGGCCTTGCTATTGCTCGCACCGGTCTTCCTGGGGATCGCCATCCTGGTGAGATTGTCGGGCCCCGGTCCGATCTTCTTCCGCCAGGAGCGCATCGGCAAACACGGGCGGCCCTTCATGATCGTGAAGTTCCGCAGCATGGTGCACGACGCCGAGAAGGACGGCCCCCAATTGAGCAGCACCCACGATCCACGCATCACCCCCTTCGGCCGCTGGTTGCGCCGCACGCGCATGGACGAACTGCCGCAATTCTGGAACGTGCTCAAGGGTGAAATGAGCCTCGTGGGGCCAAGGCCCGAGCGCCAGCACTTCATCGATGCCATATCGGAAGTGGCCGCCCACTACCACCACCTGCATAAGGTGCGGCCCGGCATAACCAGTTGGGGGCAGGTGAAGTTCGGCTATGCCGAGAACGTGGACCAGATGGTGCGCCGCCTGAAGTACGACATCCTGTACATCGAGAACATGAGCCTGGCCGTGGACCTGAAGATCCTGGCCTACACCGTGCTCATCATCCTCAAGGGCGACGGCAAATAG
- the aat gene encoding leucyl/phenylalanyl-tRNA--protein transferase — protein sequence MVRVRDNVPLIPVETLMSAYTSGRFPMCHEDGELYWHDPDPRAIFPLDQLRPNARLLRHIRKAGFRTTVDLDFSGVMRACAGRPDTWIDDRIIASYAALHQAGHAHAVETWLGDRLVGGVYGVSIGQAFFGESMFSLVPNAGTAAFFALVRLLRDRGCLLFDTQYINDHTARLGATEVPRSTFRRMLAKAVQTPAPAWPA from the coding sequence ATGGTGAGAGTTCGCGACAACGTGCCTCTCATTCCGGTGGAGACCTTGATGAGCGCCTATACCAGCGGAAGATTCCCCATGTGCCATGAGGACGGCGAACTCTACTGGCACGATCCCGACCCGCGCGCCATTTTCCCCTTGGACCAGTTGAGGCCCAATGCCCGCCTGCTGCGGCATATCCGCAAGGCCGGCTTCCGGACCACGGTGGACCTCGACTTTTCCGGCGTAATGCGGGCATGCGCCGGGAGGCCGGACACCTGGATCGACGACCGGATCATCGCCTCCTATGCTGCGTTGCACCAGGCAGGCCACGCGCATGCCGTGGAGACCTGGCTCGGCGACCGGCTGGTGGGTGGCGTCTATGGCGTGTCCATCGGGCAGGCCTTCTTCGGCGAGAGCATGTTCTCGCTCGTGCCGAACGCCGGCACCGCGGCCTTCTTCGCGCTGGTTCGCCTTCTTCGCGACAGGGGGTGTCTGCTGTTCGACACGCAGTACATCAACGACCATACGGCTCGCCTGGGCGCCACCGAAGTGCCGCGCAGCACCTTTAGGCGGATGCTTGCCAAGGCTGTCCAAACACCAGCGCCAGCATGGCCCGCATGA
- a CDS encoding NAD(P)H-hydrate dehydratase translates to MLPVLDAASIRLVDAATILREPITSADLMERAGQRLAERILHHHRRGRWGDPASITYRVVVGMGNNGGDGLVIARVLKSRGLKVTVDRLLHRSTASTEHVIMLAEAAASGVSIRDIRTADGWSCDGEVIIDALFGTGLDRPLEGMAADLVRAMNRSGCQVIAIDIPSGLFAGDNTANDASTVVRATLTLGVELPKLPFFLADHALQVGEWELVQIRLDPLALRTSGTQRWLIQDRDLASLLPIRPRFAHKGLFGHAMIMAGSHGMYGAAVLATRAALRTGVGLVTAHVPQAAMAVLHSSSPEALCRLDIASGYISEVSDQKGITAIGFGPGIGTRQETKAVLKRLIQVPSAPLVIDADGLNLLAEERTWAALLPPDTIITPHPGEFDRLHGARATSAAERLDSASAMAQRYQTVVVLKGAWTAICAPDGQVFFNPTGNPGMAKGGSGDVLTGLITGLRAQGLSALHAALLGVWAHGQAGDLAALHHGLDGMTAGDIIQCVPEAWKYLRDLEVDGVEAR, encoded by the coding sequence ATGCTGCCCGTACTGGACGCCGCAAGCATCCGCTTGGTGGATGCCGCGACCATCCTTCGCGAGCCGATAACGTCGGCGGACCTGATGGAGCGCGCTGGTCAGCGCCTGGCGGAGAGGATCCTTCACCATCATCGTCGCGGCAGATGGGGTGACCCCGCCTCGATCACCTACCGCGTCGTGGTGGGTATGGGCAATAATGGCGGCGATGGTCTGGTCATCGCACGGGTGCTCAAGTCGAGGGGTTTGAAAGTCACCGTGGATCGCCTGCTTCATCGCAGCACCGCCAGCACGGAGCATGTGATCATGCTGGCCGAGGCGGCCGCATCGGGCGTTAGCATCCGTGACATCAGGACGGCCGATGGCTGGTCCTGCGATGGTGAGGTGATCATTGATGCGCTGTTCGGTACAGGGCTGGACCGTCCGTTGGAGGGTATGGCCGCCGACCTGGTCCGCGCGATGAACCGGTCCGGGTGCCAGGTGATCGCCATTGATATTCCTTCCGGTCTATTCGCTGGTGACAATACCGCCAACGATGCCTCCACGGTCGTCCGCGCCACCCTGACCCTTGGGGTGGAACTGCCCAAGCTGCCATTCTTCCTGGCCGATCATGCGCTGCAGGTGGGCGAATGGGAGCTGGTCCAGATCAGGCTGGACCCACTGGCCCTGCGGACATCCGGCACTCAACGCTGGTTGATCCAGGATCGGGACCTTGCCTCCCTGCTCCCGATCAGGCCGCGGTTCGCGCACAAGGGCCTGTTCGGACATGCGATGATCATGGCAGGATCACACGGCATGTACGGCGCGGCCGTATTGGCCACCCGCGCCGCCCTGCGCACGGGCGTGGGCCTGGTCACCGCGCATGTGCCCCAAGCGGCCATGGCGGTGCTTCATTCCTCCTCGCCAGAGGCTTTGTGCAGGCTCGATATCGCTTCAGGATACATATCGGAAGTGTCCGATCAAAAGGGGATCACGGCAATAGGATTCGGCCCTGGGATTGGAACGCGCCAGGAAACGAAGGCGGTACTCAAGCGACTAATCCAGGTTCCCTCGGCCCCTCTGGTGATCGATGCCGATGGCTTGAATTTGTTGGCCGAGGAACGCACTTGGGCGGCGCTTCTTCCTCCGGATACGATCATCACACCCCACCCAGGGGAGTTCGATCGGTTGCACGGGGCACGCGCCACTTCCGCAGCCGAGCGCCTGGACAGTGCCAGTGCCATGGCGCAACGGTATCAGACGGTGGTGGTCCTCAAAGGCGCTTGGACAGCGATATGCGCTCCCGACGGCCAGGTGTTCTTCAACCCTACCGGCAACCCGGGCATGGCCAAGGGCGGCTCAGGCGATGTGCTGACGGGCTTGATCACCGGCTTGCGCGCCCAGGGCTTGTCCGCCTTGCATGCCGCGCTGCTGGGTGTCTGGGCGCATGGTCAGGCGGGCGACCTCGCGGCCCTGCATCATGGTCTGGACGGAATGACCGCCGGGGACATCATACAGTGCGTGCCGGAGGCCTGGAAATACCTGCGCGACCTGGAGGTCGATGGAGTCGAAGCCCGCTAG
- the mnmA gene encoding tRNA 2-thiouridine(34) synthase MnmA: MSKHGRILVAMSGGVDSSVAALMLHEQGYEVIGVTMKTWDYADASGGKRITGCCDLDSINDARNMAVSRGFHHMIIDIREEFGNAIIGDFTREYLAGRTPNPCVLCNTFIKWEALLKRADMMDCELIATGHYAQVRQLGNGRWTVSKGVDRTKDQSYVLWGLEQKNLARTRFSIGHFRKSEIRKMALDSGFPELASKSESYEICFIPDNDYRGFLRRKEPETIAALAQGKLVGMGGEVLGEHDGYPFFTIGQRKGLGIATGEPLYVTEIVPETNTVVLGRKDDLKRTTMWVRRPNFQKVAALHDGAEAHVKIRYKDVGTPATLSMEGERVKVEFHAPVTGIAPGQSAVFYDGDDVIGGGFIDRP; encoded by the coding sequence ATGAGCAAGCACGGACGCATATTGGTGGCCATGAGCGGCGGGGTGGACAGTTCCGTGGCCGCCTTGATGCTGCATGAGCAGGGCTACGAGGTCATCGGTGTCACCATGAAGACCTGGGACTACGCCGATGCCAGCGGTGGCAAGCGCATCACCGGCTGCTGCGATCTGGACAGCATCAACGATGCCAGGAACATGGCCGTGAGCCGTGGCTTCCACCATATGATCATCGACATCCGCGAGGAGTTCGGCAACGCGATAATCGGCGACTTCACGCGGGAATACCTCGCCGGGCGAACACCCAATCCCTGCGTGCTCTGCAACACCTTCATCAAGTGGGAGGCGCTGTTGAAGCGTGCCGACATGATGGATTGCGAACTCATCGCCACGGGCCATTACGCCCAGGTGCGCCAGCTTGGGAATGGCCGTTGGACAGTGAGCAAGGGCGTGGACAGGACCAAGGACCAGAGCTATGTGCTGTGGGGATTGGAGCAGAAGAACCTCGCCCGCACCCGCTTCTCCATCGGACACTTCCGCAAGAGCGAGATCAGAAAGATGGCCCTCGACAGCGGATTCCCGGAACTCGCCAGCAAGAGCGAGAGCTATGAGATCTGCTTCATACCCGACAACGACTACCGGGGTTTCCTGCGCCGCAAGGAACCGGAGACCATCGCGGCGTTGGCCCAAGGCAAACTGGTGGGTATGGGCGGCGAGGTCCTGGGCGAGCACGATGGCTACCCCTTCTTCACCATCGGGCAGCGCAAGGGCCTGGGGATCGCCACCGGTGAGCCGCTGTATGTGACGGAGATCGTGCCGGAGACCAATACCGTGGTGCTGGGGCGCAAGGACGACCTGAAGCGTACCACCATGTGGGTGCGCCGCCCGAACTTCCAGAAGGTGGCGGCGTTGCATGACGGGGCGGAGGCCCACGTGAAGATCCGCTACAAGGATGTCGGCACACCCGCCACACTGTCCATGGAAGGCGAACGCGTGAAAGTGGAGTTCCATGCACCGGTCACAGGCATCGCACCGGGCCAAAGCGCCGTCTTCTACGACGGGGATGACGTGATCGGCGGAGGATTCATCGACAGGCCATGA
- the fsa gene encoding fructose-6-phosphate aldolase, producing MKFFIDTASLAQIREARDLGVLDGVTTNPSLMAKEGISGTDAVMKHYVDICEIVDGDVSAEVIATDFEGIVREGEHLAALHPNIVVKVPMIRDGVKALKYFSGKGIKTNCTLVFSAGQALLAAKAGATYVSPFLGRLDDVSTDGVALIEQMRTIYDNYGFGTEILAASIRHPMHIIQCAEVGADVATCPLSAITALFDHPLTTIGLEKFLADHRKAAERGVKA from the coding sequence ATGAAATTCTTCATTGACACGGCCAGCCTGGCCCAGATCCGAGAAGCCCGCGACCTCGGGGTGCTTGACGGGGTCACCACCAACCCTTCCCTGATGGCCAAGGAGGGCATCAGTGGTACGGACGCCGTGATGAAGCATTATGTGGACATCTGCGAAATAGTGGACGGCGACGTGAGCGCCGAGGTGATCGCCACGGACTTTGAGGGCATCGTGCGCGAGGGGGAACATCTGGCCGCCCTGCACCCGAACATCGTGGTGAAGGTGCCGATGATCCGCGATGGTGTGAAGGCCCTGAAGTACTTCAGCGGCAAGGGTATCAAGACCAATTGCACCCTGGTATTCAGCGCCGGGCAGGCCCTTTTGGCGGCGAAGGCGGGCGCCACCTATGTATCCCCATTCCTGGGGCGGCTGGATGACGTGAGCACCGATGGCGTGGCACTGATCGAGCAGATGCGCACGATCTACGACAATTACGGTTTCGGCACGGAGATCCTCGCGGCGAGCATCCGGCACCCCATGCACATCATCCAATGCGCCGAGGTGGGCGCCGATGTGGCCACCTGCCCGCTGAGCGCGATCACCGCGCTGTTCGACCACCCGCTGACCACCATCGGGTTGGAGAAGTTCCTGGCGGACCACCGCAAGGCCGCCGAGCGCGGCGTGAAGGCCTGA
- a CDS encoding DUF2141 domain-containing protein, with amino-acid sequence MKRALLVVVASIAAATSMMAQHEVQVLVRLSRPDAGGSVLVALCPDKASFTNDLGCLLKKAGADGPEVRVTFTGVNAGDHAVKVFHDVDGNGKLDTNWMGMPRESYGFSRDAMGSFGPPTWEQARVPVRQATVLHVRLRN; translated from the coding sequence ATGAAAAGGGCACTACTTGTTGTTGTGGCATCCATCGCGGCGGCTACAAGCATGATGGCGCAGCATGAAGTGCAGGTGCTGGTGCGGCTCTCCAGGCCTGATGCGGGTGGATCGGTCCTCGTGGCCTTGTGTCCGGACAAGGCTTCATTCACGAATGACCTAGGTTGTCTTCTCAAAAAAGCGGGCGCCGATGGGCCTGAGGTGCGTGTCACCTTCACCGGCGTCAACGCGGGAGATCATGCGGTGAAGGTCTTCCACGATGTGGACGGCAATGGCAAGTTGGACACGAACTGGATGGGCATGCCGCGCGAGTCCTATGGATTCAGCAGGGACGCCATGGGATCCTTCGGGCCGCCCACCTGGGAACAGGCGCGTGTACCCGTGCGCCAGGCCACGGTGTTGCACGTGCGCCTGAGGAACTGA
- a CDS encoding S8 family peptidase, with translation MRRIVSLLFIGSFAAQAAAQTAPDTWLVSFTDKDNTPYSLSDPSAFLSERAIQRRQAQGISLDALDLPVDPAYIAQVLAQGDVQLVNRSKWFNTITIRTTDEDALVAIAALPFVSGMRGARSATVPSPPIEKFGPMPGAGPRGGDEEEYGASFHQVAMMNGQLLHGLEARGEGMVIGVLDSGFLGVDVLPGFESLRQREGILFTRDMAEHDGDVYLDHWHGRSVLSCMAVEMPGVYMGTAPRADYVLLRTEVAAMEYVVEEDHWASGAELCDSLGVDIINTSLGYTTFDDPEQDHSYEDLDGVTTRISMASGIAASRGMIPVTSAGNQGASDWYHISAPADAIGILAVGAVNADGDPAWFSGHGPSADGRVKPDVAAMGQGTLALGIDGLEVQPLNGTSFSAPLVAGLVACLWQLHPQRTATDIMEAVRQSASHYNDPQPQLGHGIPDFMSAHAWLTLTTQSTPVAATDLAVFPNPFHDRITIIATGLQGLVHIELFDALGRCAWRKDAMADGVITVGDLDRLAPGSFVLRLRHEGSSMTRTLVKTW, from the coding sequence ATGCGCCGTATCGTTTCGCTCCTGTTCATCGGTTCGTTCGCCGCGCAAGCCGCCGCGCAGACGGCACCCGACACCTGGCTGGTATCGTTCACGGACAAGGACAACACACCATACAGCCTTTCGGATCCCAGCGCATTCCTCAGCGAGCGTGCCATCCAGCGCAGACAGGCGCAGGGCATCTCCTTGGATGCCTTGGACCTGCCGGTGGATCCCGCCTACATCGCCCAGGTGCTGGCCCAGGGCGATGTGCAGCTGGTGAACCGCAGCAAATGGTTCAACACCATCACCATCCGCACCACCGACGAGGATGCGCTGGTGGCCATCGCCGCGCTCCCCTTCGTCAGTGGCATGCGGGGCGCGCGCTCCGCGACCGTTCCATCGCCGCCCATCGAGAAGTTCGGACCCATGCCGGGCGCGGGTCCGCGTGGTGGCGATGAAGAGGAGTATGGCGCGTCCTTCCACCAGGTGGCGATGATGAACGGTCAACTGCTGCACGGCTTGGAGGCCAGGGGCGAGGGCATGGTCATAGGGGTGCTCGATTCAGGATTCCTTGGCGTGGATGTGCTCCCCGGATTCGAGAGCCTTCGCCAACGTGAAGGCATCCTCTTCACACGCGACATGGCCGAACACGATGGCGACGTGTACCTGGACCATTGGCATGGCCGAAGCGTGCTTTCGTGCATGGCCGTGGAAATGCCGGGCGTGTACATGGGCACCGCACCACGCGCCGACTACGTGCTGCTGCGTACCGAAGTGGCGGCCATGGAATATGTGGTGGAGGAGGACCACTGGGCAAGCGGGGCCGAGTTGTGCGACAGCTTGGGGGTGGACATCATCAACACCTCGCTGGGCTACACCACTTTTGACGACCCGGAACAGGACCATTCGTACGAGGACCTCGATGGCGTCACGACGCGCATCAGCATGGCCAGTGGCATCGCGGCCAGCAGGGGCATGATCCCAGTGACCAGCGCTGGCAACCAGGGCGCCAGTGACTGGTACCACATCAGCGCCCCGGCGGACGCCATCGGCATACTCGCGGTGGGGGCCGTCAACGCCGACGGCGATCCCGCCTGGTTCAGCGGCCATGGACCCAGTGCCGACGGCCGTGTGAAGCCCGATGTCGCCGCCATGGGGCAGGGCACTTTGGCACTCGGCATCGATGGCCTGGAGGTGCAACCGCTCAACGGCACCTCCTTTTCAGCGCCCTTGGTGGCGGGCCTGGTGGCATGCCTGTGGCAATTGCATCCGCAGCGCACCGCCACCGATATCATGGAGGCCGTCCGTCAGAGCGCCTCGCACTACAATGACCCCCAGCCGCAGCTGGGCCATGGCATCCCGGACTTCATGTCCGCCCATGCATGGCTCACACTCACCACGCAGTCCACACCTGTTGCGGCCACGGACCTGGCGGTTTTCCCGAACCCATTCCACGATCGGATCACCATCATAGCGACCGGCCTGCAGGGCTTGGTGCACATTGAGTTGTTCGATGCCTTGGGCCGCTGCGCGTGGCGGAAGGACGCCATGGCCGATGGTGTGATCACCGTCGGGGACCTTGATCGGCTGGCTCCTGGGTCATTCGTGCTACGCTTGAGGCACGAAGGATCTTCCATGACCCGCACTTTGGTCAAGACATGGTGA
- a CDS encoding Gfo/Idh/MocA family oxidoreductase, whose translation MGAGHLGRIHIQQALQAEGVELVGFHDTDAERRAAITAEFEVMAYPDVASLIGTCEAVDIVTPTTTHHALALQAMEAGRHVFIEKPLSTDMAEARDIMDRARKAGVIVQVGHVERFNPAFTAARPHLKDPMFIETHRLAQFNPRGTDVSVVLDLMIHDIDIVLHTVGHPVKDVIASGVAVVSDTPDIANARIVFSNGCVANLTASRISLKNMRKSRFFQRDAYISVDMLEKRTEIVRMRTLEGEPDPFAITVDLGQGKGRREISFERPEVPATNAIRDELQAFARSVRSGHEPPVTAADGAAALEVALKVLACLDQPTGGPAY comes from the coding sequence ATGGGTGCGGGACATCTGGGACGCATCCACATCCAGCAGGCGCTGCAAGCCGAAGGTGTGGAACTCGTCGGATTCCACGATACCGATGCCGAACGTCGCGCGGCCATCACCGCCGAGTTCGAGGTGATGGCCTACCCGGATGTGGCGAGCCTGATCGGGACCTGCGAGGCGGTGGACATCGTGACCCCGACCACCACACACCATGCGCTCGCCTTGCAGGCCATGGAGGCCGGCCGGCATGTCTTCATTGAGAAGCCCCTCTCCACCGACATGGCAGAGGCCAGGGACATTATGGATCGCGCGCGCAAGGCAGGCGTTATCGTCCAGGTGGGCCATGTGGAACGCTTCAATCCGGCATTTACCGCGGCCCGGCCCCACTTGAAGGACCCGATGTTCATCGAGACGCACAGACTGGCGCAATTCAACCCGCGGGGGACCGATGTGAGTGTGGTGCTCGATCTCATGATCCACGATATCGACATCGTGCTGCACACGGTGGGGCATCCTGTGAAGGATGTCATCGCCAGTGGCGTGGCCGTGGTGAGCGATACGCCGGACATCGCCAACGCGCGCATCGTCTTTTCCAATGGATGCGTGGCCAACCTCACGGCCAGCAGGATCAGCCTGAAGAACATGCGCAAGTCGCGATTCTTCCAACGCGACGCGTATATCTCGGTGGACATGCTGGAGAAACGCACCGAGATCGTGCGCATGCGAACCCTTGAAGGGGAGCCGGACCCCTTCGCCATCACGGTGGATCTGGGACAGGGCAAAGGACGAAGGGAGATCTCCTTCGAAAGACCAGAGGTGCCCGCCACGAACGCCATCCGGGACGAACTGCAGGCCTTTGCCCGCAGTGTTCGCAGCGGCCATGAGCCCCCGGTGACCGCCGCCGATGGCGCGGCGGCCTTGGAGGTGGCGCTGAAGGTCCTGGCCTGTCTGGACCAGCCAACTGGAGGGCCCGCATACTGA
- a CDS encoding protein-L-isoaspartate(D-aspartate) O-methyltransferase: MEDGYRHKGLRKKLVADLARKGITDARVLAALEQVPRHLFIDDTAFLEMAYVDSAFPIGCGQTISQPWTVAMQSQLLTVSPGMRVLEIGTGSGYQTAVLAAMGAKVFSIERHKPLYLATKDRLKRLGVKAFLYHGDGFQGLPREAPFDRILVTCGAPFIPEALKGQLKVGGIMVVPVGAGAEQTMLRLVRRGPEDHVQTEHGRFRFVPMLEHREG; the protein is encoded by the coding sequence ATGGAGGACGGATACCGGCACAAGGGCCTGCGCAAGAAGCTGGTGGCCGATCTGGCCCGGAAGGGGATCACCGATGCCCGCGTGCTCGCCGCGCTGGAGCAGGTGCCCCGCCATCTGTTCATTGATGATACGGCCTTCCTGGAAATGGCCTATGTCGATTCGGCCTTTCCCATCGGTTGCGGGCAAACCATCTCACAACCATGGACCGTGGCCATGCAGAGTCAGCTCCTCACCGTATCTCCCGGCATGCGCGTACTGGAGATCGGCACTGGCAGCGGCTACCAGACCGCCGTGCTGGCCGCCATGGGCGCCAAGGTCTTCTCCATCGAACGGCACAAACCCCTGTACCTGGCCACCAAGGACCGCCTCAAGCGCCTGGGGGTGAAGGCCTTCCTTTACCATGGCGACGGTTTCCAAGGGCTGCCCCGGGAAGCCCCTTTCGACAGGATCCTTGTCACCTGTGGCGCACCCTTCATACCGGAGGCCTTGAAAGGCCAGCTGAAAGTGGGGGGCATCATGGTGGTGCCTGTGGGCGCCGGTGCGGAGCAGACCATGCTGCGCTTGGTGCGCCGCGGCCCGGAGGACCATGTCCAGACCGAACACGGGCGCTTCAGGTTCGTGCCCATGTTGGAACATCGTGAAGGTTGA
- a CDS encoding CBS domain-containing protein: protein MELYLDSADIKEIDEAFKLGFLTGLTTTPTFMHRGGVTNIDKMILDLAKKVPILQVEALGETAEEVVKEAKRQLKMGLKKDTTVFKIPVSLEGLRACRMLRNEGIMVNVHLVYTIQQAYMAMQAGASYVCPLVGRLQDQGHDALALVEQCVRAVNYYGYDTKIMFSSVRTVEHMRNAVELGVHTITVPWKLMKQLTDNHFTAIGTKQFYVDTRLITMKVKDVLSRSNPIVKDSATVSQALVEMTRHGFGAVMVVDAKGRNVGVFTDGGLRRGIEKEGNKFLAKKLSALKFNAPFTISPEALLDEAQKAFKEHKVDTLSVSENGKQLGMLDIQDLMKAIAG from the coding sequence ATGGAACTCTACCTCGACAGCGCCGACATCAAGGAGATCGACGAAGCCTTCAAGCTCGGCTTCCTCACCGGTCTTACCACCACGCCCACCTTCATGCACCGTGGCGGCGTCACGAACATCGACAAGATGATCCTGGACCTGGCGAAGAAGGTCCCCATCCTGCAGGTGGAGGCATTGGGCGAGACCGCCGAGGAAGTGGTGAAAGAGGCCAAGCGCCAGTTGAAGATGGGCCTGAAGAAGGACACCACCGTCTTCAAGATCCCTGTGAGCCTGGAGGGGCTGCGCGCCTGCCGCATGCTGCGCAATGAGGGCATCATGGTGAACGTCCATCTGGTCTACACCATCCAGCAGGCCTACATGGCCATGCAGGCCGGGGCCTCCTATGTATGCCCGCTGGTGGGCCGCCTCCAGGACCAGGGCCACGACGCCCTCGCCTTGGTGGAGCAGTGCGTGCGCGCGGTGAACTACTACGGCTACGACACCAAGATCATGTTCAGCAGCGTGCGCACCGTGGAGCACATGCGCAACGCGGTGGAGCTCGGCGTACACACGATCACCGTGCCCTGGAAGCTGATGAAGCAGCTCACCGACAACCACTTCACCGCCATCGGCACCAAGCAGTTCTATGTGGACACGCGCCTGATCACCATGAAGGTGAAGGACGTGCTTTCGCGCAGCAACCCCATCGTGAAGGACAGCGCCACCGTGAGCCAGGCCTTGGTGGAAATGACCAGACACGGCTTTGGTGCGGTGATGGTAGTGGACGCCAAGGGCAGGAACGTCGGCGTCTTCACCGATGGCGGCCTGAGGCGCGGCATCGAAAAGGAGGGCAACAAGTTCCTCGCGAAGAAGCTCAGCGCCCTGAAGTTCAATGCGCCATTCACCATCAGCCCGGAAGCTCTGCTGGATGAAGCGCAGAAGGCCTTCAAGGAACACAAGGTGGACACGTTGAGCGTGAGCGAGAACGGCAAACAACTCGGCATGCTGGACATCCAGGACCTGATGAAGGCCATCGCCGGATAG